A genomic stretch from Desulfotignum balticum DSM 7044 includes:
- a CDS encoding AAA family ATPase → MKIIRSFTGAQGTGKTTAALQTAQQEKLYNPGKSVHVLADLEAFCPFHINQTGSEKTQAWIFSNQIRTEMESIHRFDITVTDRTIVDVIAYTRALGFHSLAEGMLKYAEHHCQYYSSIHFKQIQFNQHCHPDGIRDIDLEFRQQVENTMLEIYDLLDRHGMLPGGIYRV, encoded by the coding sequence GTGAAAATCATCAGATCATTTACCGGTGCACAAGGCACCGGAAAGACCACCGCGGCCCTGCAGACGGCTCAGCAGGAAAAGTTGTATAACCCAGGCAAGTCCGTCCATGTCCTGGCGGACCTTGAGGCGTTCTGTCCGTTCCACATCAACCAGACCGGATCAGAAAAAACCCAGGCATGGATCTTCTCCAACCAGATCCGGACGGAGATGGAGTCCATTCACCGGTTCGATATCACAGTCACTGACCGCACCATTGTCGATGTGATCGCCTACACCCGCGCGCTGGGTTTTCACAGCCTGGCCGAGGGCATGCTCAAGTACGCGGAACACCACTGCCAGTATTACAGCAGCATCCACTTCAAGCAGATCCAGTTCAACCAGCACTGCCACCCGGACGGCATCCGGGATATTGACCTGGAGTTCCGGCAGCAGGTTGAGAACACCATGCTGGAAATATATGACCTGCTTGATAGACACGGCATGCTACCGGGTGGAATATACCGTGTTTAA
- a CDS encoding tetratricopeptide repeat protein: MMGLMYEHGEGVLHDSQKAIEWYEKAAKQGHAQAQENIDRINKQQRVEFENRLKSAKNGDIFSQYVLGIIYDLGKARVSQDIKKAIYWYTKAAEQGHSESQYNVGSIYYSGDKQIPQDYKKAAFWTIRAAEQGL, encoded by the coding sequence ATGATGGGTCTGATGTATGAACATGGCGAAGGTGTCTTGCATGACTCTCAGAAAGCGATCGAGTGGTATGAGAAAGCTGCAAAGCAGGGACATGCTCAAGCTCAAGAAAATATTGACAGAATTAATAAGCAGCAGCGGGTTGAGTTCGAAAATAGGTTAAAATCAGCCAAGAATGGCGATATTTTTTCACAGTATGTTCTTGGAATTATTTATGATTTGGGAAAAGCGAGGGTTTCTCAAGATATAAAAAAAGCCATCTATTGGTATACAAAGGCAGCAGAACAGGGACACTCTGAGTCTCAGTATAATGTCGGATCGATATATTATTCCGGCGATAAGCAAATTCCCCAAGATTACAAAAAAGCAGCCTTTTGGACAATCCGGGCAGCAGAGCAAGGGCTGTAA
- a CDS encoding primase-helicase zinc-binding domain-containing protein, protein MTDMVQLVSGAGVVLKKVATTNGGEWAGPCPGCGGRDRFRVWPADRGGRGSFWCRGCGRGGDDVQFLVEYRGMSYPDAFKACDRERPEGYRPASYRPACAGPSTGSEAFVPRAYDPPVETWQVKAGAFVDAAHQALLGNDTALHYLAGRGLDLQAVKGFRLGWFAGENGKPCLFRPRVAWGLPRVFNPKTGKDKMLWVPRGLVIPTYKAGALYRVRIRRPAEDLKTDKDVKYYVVPGSGMDLAGHNPDHRVFAVVEADLDEMLIARRAGSMVGSIALGSATAKPGAGIYWHLQGAVRILVALDFGDDNLAGGKAAKWWLDHFPQARRWPVPQGKDPGEAFEKGVDIKAWIRSGLPPAVTMELAQDEQYLPPAGMAPIQELSYLLKKYPVTLTATETLAEIDFNGLRNKTIRNRIKDLFMGDDEVHWYLRMYHPDDVITGENCRVVHAEKARA, encoded by the coding sequence ATGACTGATATGGTCCAGCTGGTGTCTGGGGCCGGAGTGGTTCTCAAGAAGGTGGCAACGACCAATGGCGGAGAATGGGCCGGCCCGTGCCCGGGATGCGGAGGAAGGGACCGTTTTCGCGTTTGGCCGGCTGATAGGGGGGGGCGGGGTTCTTTCTGGTGTCGTGGCTGCGGGCGCGGTGGGGATGACGTGCAGTTCCTGGTGGAATACCGGGGCATGTCGTATCCGGATGCGTTCAAGGCGTGCGACCGGGAACGGCCGGAGGGGTATCGCCCGGCATCGTACCGCCCGGCGTGTGCGGGGCCGTCAACGGGTTCTGAGGCGTTTGTTCCCAGGGCGTATGATCCGCCGGTGGAGACATGGCAGGTGAAGGCCGGGGCGTTTGTGGATGCGGCCCACCAGGCGTTGCTGGGCAATGACACGGCCCTGCATTATCTGGCCGGTCGGGGGCTGGATCTCCAGGCGGTGAAGGGTTTCAGGCTGGGATGGTTTGCCGGGGAAAATGGGAAACCTTGCCTGTTCCGGCCGCGTGTGGCCTGGGGGCTGCCCCGGGTATTCAATCCGAAAACCGGAAAGGACAAAATGCTGTGGGTGCCCAGGGGGCTGGTGATTCCGACATATAAAGCTGGGGCGCTGTACCGGGTGCGGATCCGCCGCCCGGCCGAGGACCTGAAGACGGACAAGGATGTCAAGTATTATGTGGTGCCGGGGTCGGGCATGGATCTGGCCGGGCACAATCCGGATCACCGGGTGTTTGCGGTGGTGGAGGCAGACCTGGATGAGATGCTGATTGCCCGGCGGGCCGGGTCCATGGTGGGGTCCATTGCACTGGGGTCTGCCACGGCCAAGCCCGGTGCCGGGATCTACTGGCATCTGCAAGGGGCGGTGCGCATCCTGGTGGCCCTGGATTTCGGGGATGACAACCTGGCCGGGGGCAAGGCGGCCAAGTGGTGGCTGGATCACTTTCCCCAGGCGCGGCGGTGGCCGGTTCCCCAGGGCAAGGATCCGGGGGAGGCGTTTGAAAAGGGTGTGGACATCAAGGCGTGGATCCGGTCCGGACTGCCTCCGGCCGTGACCATGGAGCTGGCCCAGGATGAACAGTATCTGCCGCCGGCGGGCATGGCCCCGATCCAGGAGCTGTCTTATCTGCTCAAAAAATACCCGGTGACTCTGACGGCCACGGAGACCCTGGCGGAAATCGATTTCAACGGGCTGCGCAACAAGACCATCCGGAACCGGATCAAGGATCTGTTCATGGGGGATGATGAGGTGCACTGGTATCTGCGCATGTATCACCCGGATGACGTGATCACCGGGGAGAACTGCCGGGTGGTGCATGCGGAAAAGGCGAGGGCGTGA
- a CDS encoding VOC family protein, whose amino-acid sequence MSTRLDHLVVGARDLEDGVAYVKEKLGVVMPFGGKHLKMGTHNHLIRIGNNVFLEIIAIDPDQTDLDRPRWFGLDDPTIQTNLDKSPRLLSWVVNCNDINKTMRTASCSFGHPELINRGHLNWYFGLPADGRLIGGGFLPYLIQWIDIVHPSNFMADVGIRLLNIKIYHKYPSWLEKTLFSIEAHKLVKICSPPIDGKSFIKAQFDTPNGLRELVSL is encoded by the coding sequence ATGAGCACAAGACTTGATCACTTAGTTGTAGGGGCAAGAGATCTTGAAGATGGAGTGGCGTATGTAAAGGAAAAATTAGGTGTGGTCATGCCCTTTGGCGGAAAGCATCTGAAAATGGGTACGCATAATCATCTCATTCGAATCGGAAACAATGTTTTTTTAGAGATCATTGCCATAGACCCTGATCAAACTGATCTTGATCGGCCCCGCTGGTTCGGCCTGGATGATCCCACTATTCAAACAAATCTGGATAAAAGCCCCCGATTATTGTCTTGGGTTGTTAATTGCAATGATATCAACAAAACAATGCGAACTGCATCTTGTTCTTTTGGCCATCCTGAATTAATCAACAGAGGGCATTTGAACTGGTATTTCGGTCTACCCGCGGATGGAAGACTTATTGGGGGAGGATTCCTCCCTTACCTGATCCAGTGGATCGATATTGTACATCCATCGAATTTCATGGCAGATGTCGGTATACGCCTGTTGAATATAAAAATATATCATAAATATCCTTCTTGGCTGGAAAAAACCCTTTTTTCAATAGAGGCCCACAAGCTTGTTAAAATTTGCAGTCCGCCGATTGATGGAAAATCTTTCATTAAGGCACAATTTGACACTCCGAATGGATTAAGAGAACTTGTCTCTTTATAA
- a CDS encoding type II toxin-antitoxin system RelE/ParE family toxin, translating to MNQIRYKTKAIRQIKKIKDKAVKAEIVHKINQLESYPDTPVRVSRYKTTQLLKFRVKSWRVFFTAELEIIEIQEVKKRNERTYK from the coding sequence ATGAACCAGATAAGATATAAAACCAAAGCGATCCGGCAAATCAAGAAAATAAAAGACAAGGCCGTCAAAGCGGAGATTGTCCACAAAATCAACCAGCTGGAATCTTATCCGGACACACCGGTCAGGGTCAGCCGATACAAAACCACCCAGCTGTTAAAATTCAGGGTAAAGTCGTGGCGGGTGTTCTTCACTGCTGAGCTTGAAATCATTGAAATTCAGGAGGTAAAAAAGAGAAATGAGCGCACATACAAATAA
- a CDS encoding terminase gpA endonuclease subunit has translation MADVPSDTLFKDTAFTGRISVKGRPAWCEPGVWTSVMAGMTRAPGAGVKIRRLVNVIWSRAERKIWRKRKPMPVSQWAEKHRVLTMSAMPGLWRNSVTPYLTGVMDTMGTACVREVVLCKTPQTGGSEATHNFIGYCIDRAAGSVLYVYPDEDTSKENCNDRVLPMIQSSPRLSSFLTGVSKDATSHRIGLHHMPIYFGWARSASKLANKPIKYAVADEIDKEGFNISRTEAHPLALIDKRFNTYRSSYKFIKISSPTIESGNIWQAIKNCEAVFDYHARCPECTHLHLMTFAQIKWEGRSKADPTEIKRRNLAWYECPSCGAKWDDEARNVAVRAGVWIERTAKVTLQVYLERFRPASVGFHIPAWISYFVSLSECAAAFLKGLKSQTDMRDFMNGYCAEPWKEYKVLAKQEDEEILKCRADLPPQVIPASAVALTAGFDMQKIGFFYVIRAWAKDYTSWLVDYGHLGTWDDLEKILFDTVWPVQDSDRKMRIWRAALDTGGGKYQTDISSTEEAYLWLQKNMGFSRTCRVWGTKGSSNPLPGKLKMGSVLNKTPSGKALKMGMRLVHLDTDKLKDMFYERLGKSLSGESGGAWLHRETQMDYARQITAEEKQLNAKGIETWVPVRKDNHYLDAEVIAGALADWEWPGGGVNLLPDPLAKKPDTKPPGNSSTGRHVSRPRPSWFGNR, from the coding sequence ATGGCTGACGTTCCATCTGATACATTATTCAAAGACACGGCCTTCACGGGCCGGATTTCTGTCAAAGGCCGGCCAGCCTGGTGTGAACCCGGCGTGTGGACGTCTGTCATGGCGGGCATGACCCGGGCGCCCGGGGCAGGAGTGAAGATCCGCCGGCTGGTGAATGTGATATGGTCCCGGGCCGAGCGTAAAATATGGCGCAAGCGAAAACCAATGCCGGTGAGTCAATGGGCGGAAAAACATCGTGTGTTGACCATGTCGGCCATGCCCGGGCTGTGGCGTAATTCCGTGACCCCGTATCTGACGGGAGTGATGGACACCATGGGCACGGCATGTGTCCGGGAAGTGGTATTGTGCAAAACCCCTCAGACCGGCGGATCAGAAGCCACTCATAACTTTATCGGATACTGCATCGACCGGGCCGCCGGATCCGTGCTGTATGTATACCCGGATGAAGACACGTCCAAGGAAAACTGCAACGACCGGGTGCTGCCGATGATCCAGTCTTCCCCGCGGTTATCTTCGTTTTTGACCGGGGTGAGCAAAGACGCCACCTCCCACCGGATCGGGCTGCATCACATGCCGATATATTTCGGCTGGGCCAGGTCTGCATCCAAACTGGCAAACAAGCCGATCAAATACGCGGTCGCCGATGAGATCGACAAGGAAGGATTCAACATCAGCCGCACCGAAGCGCACCCCCTGGCCCTGATCGACAAACGATTCAATACGTATCGGTCGTCATACAAGTTCATCAAGATATCGTCTCCCACCATTGAATCCGGAAATATCTGGCAGGCCATCAAGAATTGCGAGGCCGTGTTTGATTATCATGCCCGGTGCCCGGAATGCACGCATCTGCATCTGATGACCTTTGCGCAGATCAAATGGGAAGGCCGATCCAAGGCGGACCCGACAGAGATCAAGCGGCGGAACCTGGCCTGGTACGAATGCCCGTCATGCGGGGCTAAATGGGATGACGAAGCCAGGAACGTGGCGGTCCGGGCCGGGGTGTGGATCGAGCGGACCGCCAAAGTGACCCTGCAGGTATATCTGGAACGGTTCCGCCCGGCCTCAGTCGGGTTTCATATCCCGGCATGGATCTCTTATTTTGTGTCCCTTTCCGAATGTGCGGCCGCGTTTCTCAAGGGGTTGAAATCCCAGACAGACATGCGGGATTTTATGAACGGATACTGCGCAGAGCCGTGGAAAGAATACAAGGTCCTGGCTAAACAGGAGGACGAAGAAATCCTGAAATGCCGGGCGGATCTGCCGCCCCAGGTGATCCCTGCCAGTGCTGTGGCACTGACGGCCGGTTTTGATATGCAGAAAATTGGGTTTTTCTATGTGATCCGCGCCTGGGCAAAAGATTATACCAGCTGGCTGGTGGATTACGGCCACCTGGGCACATGGGATGATCTGGAAAAAATACTGTTTGACACGGTCTGGCCGGTCCAGGATTCAGACCGGAAAATGCGGATCTGGCGGGCGGCCCTGGACACCGGCGGCGGTAAATACCAGACAGACATCTCTTCCACGGAAGAGGCGTATTTGTGGCTTCAGAAAAACATGGGGTTTTCCCGGACCTGCCGGGTCTGGGGAACCAAAGGATCTTCCAATCCACTGCCGGGCAAACTCAAAATGGGATCGGTGCTCAACAAAACACCGTCCGGCAAAGCCCTGAAAATGGGCATGCGTCTGGTTCACCTGGACACAGACAAGCTCAAAGATATGTTTTACGAGCGCCTGGGCAAATCTTTGTCCGGTGAGTCGGGCGGCGCATGGCTGCACCGTGAAACCCAGATGGACTATGCCCGTCAGATCACAGCGGAAGAAAAGCAGCTCAACGCCAAAGGCATCGAGACCTGGGTGCCGGTCCGTAAAGACAACCATTACCTGGATGCGGAGGTCATCGCCGGCGCCCTGGCGGACTGGGAATGGCCCGGAGGCGGGGTGAACCTGCTGCCGGATCCTTTGGCAAAGAAACCCGATACCAAGCCCCCGGGTAATTCATCCACCGGCCGGCATGTATCCCGTCCCCGGCCGTCATGGTTCGGAAACCGGTAA
- a CDS encoding SEC-C metal-binding domain-containing protein, with protein MDTSGHIEAITDKEAKQLLEDGGLENKIPLDDKQAHVLKRRSLRYRKNWMRNKPCVCGSGKKFKKCCWSKVTMAKKEE; from the coding sequence ATGGATACATCGGGACATATAGAAGCGATCACAGACAAAGAAGCAAAACAGTTGCTGGAAGATGGTGGGCTTGAAAACAAAATTCCGCTGGATGACAAGCAGGCCCATGTGCTCAAGCGGCGATCCTTGAGATACAGGAAAAACTGGATGAGAAATAAACCCTGCGTCTGTGGGTCCGGGAAAAAATTTAAAAAATGTTGCTGGTCAAAAGTGACTATGGCCAAAAAGGAGGAATAG
- a CDS encoding DNA primase family protein — MDEKQIREQCSRLADEEQLALAEEEKKAGKSAGSGSGRGTRDGIRGSHGGHGSRPVIDSDFIMQCLYRNELGDAELFKALYRDDFVFNKSMDRWMQWTGHHWVVDRMDNAEGSVEGVALAYEDETKRLSVEIRKLRDKGDEINHLESRRKKLNDRVSALRSTRRRKNCLMFAHTSADPMAIDGTEVDQKPWLLPCANGVLNLKTGEMEPGRQKDYLVKSSPVSWPDEGIEASSELWEKVLYEIFDGNVPLIEFMRRVCGYSLVGEVYQSVFVVMTGQGRNGKSMLVDMLCKVLGEMAATIRPEMLLDTYRISNSAGPSPDLMTLRGIRMAFASETDDGCKISPSKVKWLTGRDPIRARGVHDRDEVQWMPSHTLILLTNNKPHAPANDFAFWERMKLIPFTLSFVEDREPQKENERRADTLLYKKLEKDLPGIFAWMVRGCLEWQQMGLAPPSIVKAAVDEYKKNEDSVGDFIDECCLINKPDDVEKYEASASALYARFEEWWRENISNRVPKKKRFGQWMTERFEKKKSGTIRYVGIGLLDDGHTDQKEMFYSD, encoded by the coding sequence ATGGATGAAAAACAGATCAGGGAGCAGTGCAGTCGCCTGGCGGATGAGGAACAGTTAGCCCTGGCGGAGGAGGAAAAGAAGGCGGGCAAGTCTGCAGGATCTGGATCCGGGCGAGGCACCCGGGATGGAATTCGAGGTAGTCATGGTGGTCATGGCAGCCGGCCTGTAATCGATTCGGATTTTATCATGCAGTGCCTGTACCGGAACGAGCTTGGGGATGCAGAGCTGTTCAAAGCTCTTTACCGGGATGACTTTGTGTTCAACAAATCAATGGACCGGTGGATGCAGTGGACCGGTCACCACTGGGTGGTGGATCGGATGGACAATGCCGAGGGCAGCGTGGAGGGGGTTGCCCTGGCGTATGAAGATGAGACCAAGAGGCTGTCAGTCGAAATCAGGAAGCTGCGAGACAAAGGGGACGAAATAAATCACCTTGAATCCCGGCGAAAAAAGCTGAATGACCGGGTCAGCGCGCTTCGTTCCACCCGGCGCCGGAAAAATTGCCTGATGTTTGCGCATACGTCTGCGGATCCGATGGCCATTGACGGGACGGAGGTGGATCAGAAACCATGGCTGCTGCCGTGCGCCAACGGGGTGCTGAATTTGAAGACCGGTGAGATGGAGCCGGGCAGGCAAAAGGACTACCTGGTGAAATCGTCACCGGTTTCCTGGCCGGATGAAGGCATCGAGGCCTCCAGTGAGCTGTGGGAAAAGGTGCTGTATGAAATTTTTGACGGCAATGTCCCGCTGATTGAATTCATGCGACGGGTATGCGGATACAGCCTGGTGGGAGAGGTCTACCAGAGCGTGTTCGTGGTCATGACCGGCCAGGGCAGGAACGGCAAGTCCATGCTGGTGGACATGCTGTGCAAGGTCCTTGGGGAGATGGCCGCCACCATCCGCCCGGAAATGCTGCTGGACACTTACCGGATCTCAAATTCAGCGGGGCCGTCTCCGGACCTGATGACGCTGCGGGGTATCCGGATGGCATTCGCTTCGGAAACAGATGACGGGTGCAAGATCAGCCCGTCCAAAGTCAAATGGCTGACCGGCCGTGATCCGATCCGGGCCCGGGGGGTTCATGATCGGGATGAGGTCCAGTGGATGCCGTCACACACATTGATTTTGCTGACCAACAACAAGCCGCATGCGCCGGCCAATGACTTTGCGTTCTGGGAGCGCATGAAGCTGATACCGTTTACGCTGTCGTTTGTTGAGGATCGTGAACCGCAAAAGGAAAACGAACGCCGGGCAGACACGCTGCTGTACAAAAAACTGGAAAAGGATCTGCCCGGGATCTTTGCCTGGATGGTGCGCGGGTGCCTGGAGTGGCAGCAGATGGGTCTGGCGCCTCCGTCCATCGTCAAGGCGGCTGTGGATGAGTACAAGAAAAATGAGGATTCTGTCGGGGATTTCATTGACGAATGCTGCCTGATCAATAAGCCGGACGATGTCGAAAAATATGAAGCGTCTGCGTCTGCCCTGTACGCCAGGTTCGAGGAGTGGTGGCGGGAGAACATATCCAACCGGGTGCCGAAGAAAAAGCGGTTCGGTCAGTGGATGACAGAGCGGTTCGAGAAAAAGAAATCCGGCACGATTCGGTATGTCGGCATCGGGCTTCTGGACGACGGACACACCGACCAAAAAGAGATGTTTTATTCTGACTGA
- a CDS encoding tyrosine-type recombinase/integrase, with protein MRLFQHRDTWYVAFPGGKRRSLKTKDARIAKGLFAEIKKEVLRGNILQLEKDNSPLLSQYTEWYTEHPDRSDLSPDTLRADALGLKKLTDAAGDVPINRITDKHIQKIKSLCRAASLRPASINTYLRHIKGAMRFAKDAGLIDAVPVIRMVKTGQALPRVMTDAEIKAIQAQADKTKPEMGRIIRFALFTGTRRSEIIRARYEHVQAGSITIYGKGGKQRTIPLVGGAGDVVKAQDIGKIFSYKHTSTVSNYYREITRDAGVKSRFHDLRHTAATQMLTAGIPLEVVQKILGHTELRTTQIYAKVVQDRLKTEMEKLKY; from the coding sequence ATGAGACTGTTTCAGCACAGAGATACGTGGTATGTGGCTTTCCCGGGCGGCAAGCGGCGAAGCCTGAAAACCAAGGATGCCCGGATTGCCAAGGGACTTTTCGCGGAGATCAAAAAAGAAGTGCTCCGGGGCAATATTTTGCAGCTGGAAAAAGACAACAGTCCGCTGCTGTCACAATACACGGAATGGTACACGGAACACCCGGACCGGTCGGACCTGTCACCGGACACGCTGCGGGCCGATGCCCTGGGGCTGAAAAAACTGACGGACGCGGCCGGGGATGTGCCCATCAACCGGATCACGGACAAACACATCCAGAAAATAAAATCCCTGTGCCGGGCCGCTTCATTGCGGCCGGCATCCATCAACACCTATCTGCGGCACATCAAAGGAGCGATGCGGTTTGCCAAAGACGCCGGACTCATCGATGCCGTGCCCGTGATCCGGATGGTCAAGACCGGCCAGGCCCTGCCCAGGGTGATGACCGATGCAGAGATCAAAGCGATCCAGGCTCAGGCGGACAAAACAAAACCGGAAATGGGCCGGATCATCCGGTTTGCGCTGTTCACCGGCACTAGGCGCAGTGAAATTATCCGCGCCAGGTATGAGCATGTACAGGCTGGAAGCATCACTATATACGGCAAAGGCGGAAAACAGCGGACCATCCCCCTGGTGGGCGGGGCCGGCGACGTGGTGAAGGCCCAGGACATCGGGAAAATATTTTCATACAAACACACATCCACCGTGTCCAATTATTACCGGGAGATCACCCGGGATGCCGGCGTGAAGTCCAGGTTCCATGATCTTCGGCACACGGCTGCCACCCAGATGCTGACCGCCGGGATTCCCCTGGAAGTGGTGCAAAAGATCCTGGGGCATACGGAATTGAGAACCACCCAGATATATGCCAAGGTAGTCCAGGACCGGCTGAAAACTGAAATGGAAAAGCTGAAATATTGA
- a CDS encoding class I SAM-dependent methyltransferase: MRDDSLKMVRPFFGLPPILDACCGSRMMWFDRENSDVLYVDHRRETLKVSDRSHGKTDGTRTVNIDPDELVDFRHMPYPDCSFRLVVFDPPHLVRAGPRSWMAAKYGKLGPEWKNDLRRGFDECFRVLKPEGVLVFKWNETQVPAADVLSVATFQPLFGHRSGRKAMTHWYVFMKPGI; the protein is encoded by the coding sequence ATGAGAGACGATTCTTTGAAGATGGTCCGGCCTTTTTTTGGGCTTCCTCCAATTCTGGACGCATGTTGTGGTAGCCGCATGATGTGGTTTGATCGTGAAAATTCAGACGTTTTATATGTCGATCACCGGCGCGAAACATTAAAGGTATCTGATCGGTCTCACGGAAAAACTGATGGCACCCGCACAGTAAATATAGACCCGGATGAGTTGGTTGATTTTCGACATATGCCATACCCTGATTGTTCATTTCGGCTTGTCGTATTTGACCCGCCTCATCTTGTCAGAGCCGGCCCAAGAAGTTGGATGGCAGCTAAGTATGGAAAGTTGGGACCGGAGTGGAAAAATGATCTGCGGCGAGGATTCGATGAATGTTTCCGTGTACTGAAACCGGAAGGTGTATTGGTCTTCAAATGGAATGAGACGCAAGTACCAGCCGCAGATGTTTTATCTGTGGCCACATTCCAGCCGCTCTTCGGTCACAGAAGTGGCCGCAAGGCAATGACACACTGGTATGTATTTATGAAGCCCGGGATATGA
- a CDS encoding DUF5131 family protein: protein MLNKQCPDKIDWTDWTWNPISGCLHGCDYCYMNRMEKRFPGINKPAFHFDRIDKFLRSKKVKPGEKIFVGSSGDMWGEWVLDEWISAVLDVVELTPEFTYQFLTKNPDGYADWEFFQNCWIGTTVDGTSRTENNLSTLVRSVPKQFIRFVSFEPLIKNPSINESVFQELDWIIIGADSTRGAKKTPNTWAEFIIDMAREFSIPIWVKDNYQYYDVIKEFPKTKAVNP from the coding sequence ATGCTCAATAAACAATGCCCGGACAAAATCGATTGGACGGACTGGACCTGGAACCCTATTTCAGGATGTTTGCACGGCTGCGACTACTGCTACATGAACCGGATGGAAAAACGGTTTCCCGGTATCAATAAACCCGCGTTCCACTTTGACCGAATCGACAAATTTTTAAGATCCAAAAAAGTGAAACCAGGTGAAAAGATATTCGTTGGTTCTTCAGGAGATATGTGGGGTGAATGGGTTCTTGATGAATGGATATCTGCCGTACTGGATGTCGTGGAATTGACCCCAGAATTCACTTATCAATTTCTCACAAAAAACCCTGATGGCTACGCCGATTGGGAGTTCTTTCAAAACTGTTGGATTGGAACCACCGTGGACGGGACATCCAGGACCGAAAACAACCTGTCTACACTGGTCAGATCGGTGCCTAAACAGTTCATCCGGTTTGTTTCTTTTGAGCCCCTGATCAAAAATCCGAGCATCAATGAGTCAGTGTTCCAGGAACTTGACTGGATCATTATCGGCGCAGACTCTACCAGGGGCGCGAAAAAAACTCCCAACACCTGGGCAGAGTTTATCATCGATATGGCCAGGGAATTTTCTATACCGATTTGGGTCAAAGATAATTACCAGTATTATGATGTCATCAAAGAATTTCCGAAAACAAAGGCGGTGAATCCATGA
- a CDS encoding helix-turn-helix domain-containing protein translates to MSAHTNNVQVIRQNGIPAFAVIPYDDYLAMLPESIEPDSVPREVAEKAILEDMPLIKAWRLYLGMTQKAVAKKAGITQAALSQMERAENTNRTATLEKLAMALKVSVTQVQD, encoded by the coding sequence ATGAGCGCACATACAAATAACGTCCAGGTGATCAGACAAAACGGGATACCGGCATTTGCCGTGATTCCTTATGACGATTATCTGGCGATGCTGCCGGAAAGCATTGAACCGGATTCCGTTCCCCGGGAAGTGGCGGAAAAAGCCATCCTGGAAGATATGCCGCTGATCAAAGCCTGGCGCCTTTACCTGGGCATGACACAGAAAGCGGTGGCAAAAAAAGCCGGCATCACCCAGGCGGCCCTGTCTCAGATGGAACGGGCGGAAAACACTAACCGGACCGCCACCCTGGAAAAGCTGGCCATGGCCCTGAAGGTGTCAGTGACGCAGGTGCAGGATTGA
- a CDS encoding DUF6917 domain-containing protein: MGDPYLDGLLKKSIYAERSSVRGRLVAILNGAMNDRKLELIRVPSRALRRGEIHELIHTDEKKSAPGSQVNSIDYVAFFEVIDPGIIMTGDQIFLNDNCTGRLAGYDETHMPNHMNIVFFSEKGRTGLSMGLSLGDEICFKKGVSNI, translated from the coding sequence ATGGGAGATCCTTATTTAGATGGATTGCTAAAAAAATCGATTTATGCCGAAAGATCATCGGTCAGGGGACGACTTGTGGCTATTCTCAATGGTGCAATGAATGACAGAAAGCTTGAGCTTATTCGTGTGCCTTCAAGGGCATTGAGAAGAGGCGAAATTCATGAACTCATTCATACTGATGAAAAAAAATCAGCACCTGGAAGCCAGGTGAATTCTATAGATTATGTGGCATTTTTTGAAGTAATTGATCCTGGTATCATCATGACCGGCGATCAGATTTTTTTAAATGACAATTGTACAGGCCGGCTTGCCGGTTACGATGAAACCCATATGCCCAACCATATGAATATCGTTTTTTTTTCTGAAAAGGGACGAACCGGTTTGTCCATGGGCCTTTCCCTTGGAGATGAAATTTGTTTTAAAAAAGGTGTTTCCAATATATGA
- a CDS encoding helix-turn-helix domain-containing protein → MEKKDRILNVEQVRDRLKCSRAHVYNLINTGVIDAFRVGRQKGVRVKESVVARFIAEQEFREGA, encoded by the coding sequence ATGGAAAAAAAAGACAGAATCCTGAATGTGGAACAGGTCCGGGACCGGCTTAAATGCAGCCGGGCTCACGTTTACAACCTGATCAATACCGGCGTGATCGATGCTTTCCGTGTCGGTCGGCAGAAAGGGGTCCGGGTCAAGGAAAGCGTGGTGGCGCGGTTTATTGCAGAGCAGGAATTCAGGGAAGGGGCATAG